One Thalassotalea atypica DNA window includes the following coding sequences:
- a CDS encoding rhodanese-related sulfurtransferase → MSDYVVCAMYKFVALENFEEIRQPLLSVMEENQICGTLLLAVEGINGTVAGSRSAIDNLLKWFKLDERLTDISYKESFTREKPFKRCKVKLKKEIVTMGVEGIDPRHVVGTYVKPHDWNALISDPEVFVVDTRNDYEIEIGTFEHAVDPNTKTFREFPDYVKENMDPAKHKKVAMFCTGGIRCEKSTAYMKEQGFEDVYHLEGGILKYLEEVPAEETLWKGECFVFDDRVTVDHSLQAGQYDQCHACRMPILEEDKARNEYAKGISCHHCFDKTTPEQRSRYAERERQMELAKQRGEAHVGTDAAKTLMQRKEAKKERLLAQQTQAKQK, encoded by the coding sequence ATGTCTGACTACGTTGTATGCGCAATGTATAAATTTGTCGCGCTTGAAAACTTTGAAGAAATTCGACAACCCCTACTTTCCGTTATGGAAGAAAATCAAATTTGCGGTACGTTACTGCTCGCTGTTGAAGGTATAAACGGCACAGTAGCAGGCAGTAGATCGGCAATAGACAACTTGCTCAAATGGTTTAAGCTCGATGAAAGACTCACTGACATTTCCTACAAAGAGTCATTTACTAGAGAAAAGCCATTTAAACGTTGTAAAGTAAAACTCAAAAAAGAAATCGTTACTATGGGGGTTGAAGGTATAGACCCTCGCCATGTTGTTGGTACCTACGTAAAACCACATGATTGGAATGCATTAATTTCAGATCCTGAAGTGTTTGTTGTTGATACGCGTAATGACTATGAAATTGAAATTGGTACATTTGAACATGCTGTCGATCCGAACACAAAAACCTTCAGAGAGTTTCCTGACTATGTAAAAGAAAACATGGATCCAGCAAAGCATAAAAAGGTTGCCATGTTCTGTACTGGCGGTATCCGCTGTGAAAAATCGACAGCCTACATGAAAGAACAAGGTTTTGAAGATGTGTATCATCTTGAAGGTGGGATCTTAAAGTATTTAGAGGAAGTACCGGCAGAAGAAACGCTATGGAAAGGTGAGTGTTTTGTTTTTGATGACCGCGTTACTGTTGACCATAGTTTGCAAGCCGGTCAATACGATCAATGCCACGCCTGTAGAATGCCAATTCTTGAAGAAGATAAAGCTCGCAATGAATATGCGAAAGGTATTAGCTGTCATCATTGCTTTGATAAAACCACACCAGAGCAACGTTCACGTTATGCTGAACGTGAGCGTCAAATGGAATTAGCAAAGCAGCGCGGTGAAGCACACGTTGGCACTGACGCAGCTAAAACATTGATGCAAAGAAAGGAAGCTAAAAAAGAACGTCTATTAGCACAACAAACTCAAGCCAAACAAAAATAG